The DNA segment AGGCCGAGGTGCTTGCGGGCGACGCCGTTGACGTCGACGCGGGAGTGCGACAGGACGAGGCAGGCGGCGAGGGTGACGTCGGCGCCGCGCCGGCCGGAGAGGACGACGCAGTTCGCCGAGTGGTCGAGCAGTTCGGCGCCGTGGTGGGCGACGAAGGCCGCGGTGTCGGCGATCTCCGGGTCGGTGTCCACGTGCAGCACCTGATCGGGGGCGATGCCTCCCCAGCCCGCGCCGACCGCGGCGGCCACGGGGGCGGTGAGCAGGTCCCGGCGGTCGGTGGCGGGGAGGGCGTTGTCGAAGGAGCCGAGGGGTGCGCGCATGCGCGTCACGCTAACAGCGGAGCCCCGCGGCGCGGCGGGCGTCTCATCCGACGGGCGGGATGCTGACGGCCATGGCGAGTTCGACGATGTCCTCGCCGTCGTTGCGGTAGGCGTGCGGGTGGTGTGCCGCGAAGGTGGCGGAGGTGCCGGCGGGCACGGCGTACGGGGTGTCGTCGACGACCAGGGTGAGGGTGCCGGTGGTGACGTGGAGGAGTTCGACGGTGCCCTCGGGGTGCGGGTCGGAGCGGCTGCCCTCTCCGGGCATCAGCCGCCAGGACCAGAGTTCGAGGGGGCCGCGCGCCTCCGTGCCGACCAGCAGGGTGGTGCTGCTGCCGGCCTCGGTGGACCAGAGGCGCACGGCCTGGTCGGCGGGGACCAGGCGGACGTGGGAGCCCTGTTCGTGGTCGAGCAGGGTGGTGATGCTGACGCCGAGCGCGTCGGCGAGCTTGACCGTGGTGCCGACGCTCGGGTTGGTGCGGGCCTGCTCGATCTGGATGATCATGCCCCGGCTGACTCCGGCGCGGGCGGCCAGCGTGTCCAGGGTGAAGCCGCGCTCACCGCGCCAGCGCTTGAGGTTGCGCGCGAGGGACTGGGTCAGCTGATCGAGATCGGTCACGTTCCGTCCAATATCTTCTCTGGCGTGGTCGATCATTCTGCACCACGGTGGGCCGTGCCCACCCGCCCGAGCCGGTACGGGGAACGCGGCGGTTCAGCTCTCTTCGAGCTCCGCCACCGCCAGCAGCTGTTCCGGGGTCACGCCCTCGGGGATCGGTACCGGGGCCGGTGTCCGCAGGGGCGGTTGCCAGCCCTTGTCCGGATGCCAGCTGCGTACGACGCGGGCGGGCGCGCCCGCCACGACCGCGCGGTCGGGCAC comes from the Streptomyces sp. NBC_00525 genome and includes:
- a CDS encoding helix-turn-helix domain-containing protein: MTDLDQLTQSLARNLKRWRGERGFTLDTLAARAGVSRGMIIQIEQARTNPSVGTTVKLADALGVSITTLLDHEQGSHVRLVPADQAVRLWSTEAGSSTTLLVGTEARGPLELWSWRLMPGEGSRSDPHPEGTVELLHVTTGTLTLVVDDTPYAVPAGTSATFAAHHPHAYRNDGEDIVELAMAVSIPPVG
- a CDS encoding YbaK/EbsC family protein produces the protein MRAPLGSFDNALPATDRRDLLTAPVAAAVGAGWGGIAPDQVLHVDTDPEIADTAAFVAHHGAELLDHSANCVVLSGRRGADVTLAACLVLSHSRVDVNGVARKHLGLRKARFASMDTAVGETGMEYGGITPVGLPAGWPLLIDSAVVDEEWVLIGSGSRRGKLIVTGKALAALPGAEVVEGLGVRAPDAS